Within the Opitutaceae bacterium TAV5 genome, the region GGAGGGTCGGACTGAGGCGGAGCATCTTGCGAGCACAGGCCCAGGTGGCGTCGAGCAGCAACACCACGAGGCGGCGGCCGGCGCAGGCGAGTGTGTCGGCGGTGAGCGCGGTCTGGGGAAGCGAAAGGTTGAGCGCATCGGGACCGGGATAGAGCAGGACGGCGTGGTTGCACGGATCGCTGATGAGCGCCTGCACCTCCTCGTGCTCGTCGAACGCGATGCCCATATGGATGACGCTGTCGGGCAGGCAAAGGTGCGTGAGACGCCCGGTGCCGGCTTTTTCGTGCTTCCATTCCTTGGGGTGCATGAGGAACACAAACCGGGTGCGCGTCGGCATCGGCCGGATCGAGGGACACCAGCAAAGCGGCTTCGGCCAGAAACAACGATAACAGGTTTCCCGACTCATGAGGGGCGGAGGTTGCAGGGCCGGGGCCGGGGTCGCAAAGGCAAACCCGCGTGCAGACGTGAAAACAGCTTTTGTCTGGCGCGTTTGCGTTTCCGCCGTCCTTTGCGTATCAGTCAGGAAGACTCACCTGCCCGGGAATCTCCCCTGAATCCGAAAAGGAAACGAAAGGACTACCATGCTACGCTGGACTCTCATCTTTTTTATCATCGCCCTGATCGCAGGTATTCTGGGCTTCACCGGAATCGCCGGTGCGGCGGCGGAAGTGGCGAAGATCCTCTTTTTCATCTTCCTCGTGTTGCTCATTGTCTCGGCGATTGCCGGGGCTGTTCGCGGCAAGCCGCCGGTCTAGCGGCCGCTCGGCAAAGCCGCTTTTTCATTCTGCCACGCGCCGCAACGGCGCGTGTGTTCCCGCCATACGCAGCGCGGGCCGGTCCTGCGCTGTCCGTTCACCAACCCTGACACAGAAAATGAAAAAACATACCGTTACACGACTGTTGCCCGGCGTGCTCTTCCTGGGCGCCGCGCTGCTCGCTTCCGCCTGCAATCGTAACTCCGATCCGGCGCCTCCGCCGACCGCTCCCTCGGACAAACCGACCTTGTCGGAAAAAACCCGGGACGTGGTCGATGCCACCAAGGAGACCGCACAGGACGCGTGGAGCGCTACGAAAGACAAAAGCAAGGAACTCTATAACGACGCCAAGGATGCCCTGAAAGGGGGTATCAATGACCTCGATGCTGCTACCTGGGACGAGCGTGCCGCGCTGAAGGCGAAGCTCGACAAGGTGGCGGACGAGGCCGATACCACGATCGCCGGACTCAAGTCGAAGGCATCCGATGGCACATCCGCCGTTGGCGAGGGGCTGGACAAGGCGGCGGACAATTTCCGCGCCAGCGTCGCCGATCTCGGCGATGCGTCCGCGGAGACATGGGATGCCGCCAAGGCGAAAGTGCGCCAGTCCTGGGATGATCTTCAGAAAGCGTTTCGGGATGCCAGGACTGCTGACGATGATGCGCCCCCAGCGCCAGTCACTCCGGGCGGGGGAGATGGCATGATGTGACAGGCCGCCGGTATCCCGAAATGGCCGGGATTGCAGGGACGCGCG harbors:
- a CDS encoding membrane protein, with protein sequence MLRWTLIFFIIALIAGILGFTGIAGAAAEVAKILFFIFLVLLIVSAIAGAVRGKPPV